A portion of the Tindallia magadiensis genome contains these proteins:
- a CDS encoding Gx transporter family protein yields MKTKKIVYYGVLTSLGIALHILEGMIPNPFVGIVPGAKIGLANIIALISLKLLGLKFAMAVNLMRVLIAGLLTGAVTSMLYGFAGAFFSTLAMWVALYFFSNYFSLIGVSLLGALAHNIAQLSVASLIIQNPRIFIYLPVMMFSSIFTGFFIGLAAFFVLEKISFHFKDTSYNII; encoded by the coding sequence ATGAAAACAAAAAAAATTGTATACTATGGCGTACTTACGTCTTTAGGAATAGCTCTTCATATCCTGGAAGGTATGATTCCTAATCCTTTTGTAGGGATTGTACCAGGAGCTAAAATTGGATTGGCAAACATTATTGCATTAATTTCGTTGAAGTTACTTGGTCTAAAGTTTGCTATGGCCGTTAACTTAATGCGAGTATTGATTGCAGGATTGTTGACAGGTGCCGTCACTTCAATGCTCTATGGATTTGCGGGTGCTTTTTTTAGTACACTAGCAATGTGGGTAGCTTTATATTTTTTTAGTAACTACTTTAGTTTGATTGGAGTGAGTTTGCTGGGAGCTTTGGCGCATAATATTGCTCAATTAAGTGTTGCGAGCCTTATTATTCAAAATCCTCGTATCTTTATATACTTACCTGTGATGATGTTTTCTAGCATATTTACCGGTTTTTTTATTGGCCTTGCTGCATTTTTTGTATTAGAAA